Within Thermococcus indicus, the genomic segment CCGTCTACGAGCTGGCGGGAGAGCTGGACAGGATAGCGGAGGGACTTAAGGAGCCGATACCGGTAACCCCCGTTGAGAAGGAGTTCTACGAAAAGCTCAGGCATCAGTTCGAGGAGCTGCGGAAGCTGGAGGAGCAGGTCCAGAGGCTCATGCTGAAGCTCGGCGCTGAGAAAGAGGAGACGGAAGACACGAAAGACCGGGACGTCGAAGAGCTGCTGAAGGAGCTGAACCTGCTGTGAGTCCCGGGATTAGAACTCCTCCCCGAGGAGCTTGTCAAGGTCGACCATTATGAGGAGCCTCTCCCCGTCGTTTATCTTCGCTATGCCCTTTATGTAGCGGATGTCCACGCGGCTCGTGAGGGTCTTGGGCGGCTGGTCTATCTGGTCGTCGGTCAGGGTTATGACGTCCGAGACGGAGTCGACTATAATGCCTATAACCTCGTCCTTAACCTCCGCGATGATTATCTTCTTCGTGGAAAGGTCCTCGTCCATGTCGTAATACCCGAGGAGCTTCTTGAGGTTGACGACGGTGGTGATCTGACCGCGGAGGTTTATGACGCCCTCAACGAAGTCCGGGGAGTTGGGCACGCGCGTTATGGGCATCATTTCCTTGATTTCCCTGACCTTCGAGATGTCGAGGCAGAACTCCTCGTTTCCAACCATAAAAGCCACTACCTGAATTTCGGCCATTCACATCACCTCCGGGCACTACCAACGTTTTCCAGCAGGGTTCTGGATTCGTCTATAGATTCTTCAAGGGCCTTAAGACCCTTTCGTATTTCATCCAGACGTGAATGAAGCGTTGAGAGGAAATCGACAAGGGGCAGCATCACGTCCGAGATGTCGTTCTGGATGGCGTAAACACCGTCTATGGTGTCCATGAGCATCTGAACAGACTGGGCCTGACCCTCTATGCTGTCGGAGAGC encodes:
- a CDS encoding chemotaxis protein CheW — encoded protein: MAEIQVVAFMVGNEEFCLDISKVREIKEMMPITRVPNSPDFVEGVINLRGQITTVVNLKKLLGYYDMDEDLSTKKIIIAEVKDEVIGIIVDSVSDVITLTDDQIDQPPKTLTSRVDIRYIKGIAKINDGERLLIMVDLDKLLGEEF